A genomic stretch from Flavobacterium lindanitolerans includes:
- a CDS encoding GNAT family N-acetyltransferase: MEIKDNTFSRQFEAHSDGKLIAVEYSFQEKKIFLTKILTPEQFENDDFINDFLKEIMSIAEQRKLKVVPIHPKIAAFFRKNPAYKELLPPGIRI, from the coding sequence ATGGAAATTAAAGACAACACTTTTTCAAGACAGTTTGAAGCCCATAGTGACGGAAAACTAATTGCGGTTGAATACTCTTTTCAGGAGAAAAAAATTTTTCTCACTAAAATACTCACTCCTGAACAATTTGAGAATGACGATTTTATAAATGACTTCCTAAAAGAAATCATGTCTATTGCAGAACAACGGAAATTAAAAGTAGTACCTATACATCCGAAAATAGCAGCCTTTTTCAGAAAAAATCCTGCTTACAAAGAATTGCTTCCTCCGGGAATCCGCATTTAA
- a CDS encoding alpha/beta fold hydrolase, translated as MEKIPVYFMPGMAASSTIFERIHLPEDQFETHLLEWTIPLEGESLAGYAERMAKEIKHENPVLIGVSFGGVLVQEMARFVKARKVIIISSVKCNAEFPRRMKVAKSIRAYKFFPTGLMQNVEAFAKFSFGNDKMNKKLKLYEKFLSMRDKKYLDWALEQIILWDRAIPDEQVVHIHGDADEVFPPKYIKGFIPVKGGTHIMIINKFKWLNEHLPKIILGT; from the coding sequence ATGGAAAAAATTCCAGTATATTTTATGCCGGGTATGGCCGCTAGCTCCACAATTTTTGAAAGGATTCATCTGCCTGAAGACCAGTTCGAAACCCATCTTTTAGAATGGACGATTCCGCTTGAAGGAGAAAGTCTTGCAGGTTATGCAGAACGAATGGCGAAAGAAATAAAACATGAAAATCCCGTACTTATTGGTGTGTCTTTTGGCGGAGTTTTAGTGCAGGAAATGGCCCGATTTGTAAAGGCAAGAAAAGTGATTATTATTTCAAGTGTCAAATGCAATGCAGAGTTTCCGAGAAGGATGAAAGTTGCAAAATCAATAAGAGCCTACAAGTTTTTCCCTACCGGACTGATGCAGAACGTTGAAGCCTTTGCGAAATTTTCTTTTGGAAACGATAAGATGAACAAAAAGCTGAAGCTTTATGAAAAATTTCTTTCCATGAGAGACAAAAAATATCTGGATTGGGCTCTGGAGCAGATTATTCTATGGGATAGGGCAATACCGGATGAGCAAGTGGTTCATATTCATGGAGATGCGGATGAGGTTTTTCCTCCTAAATACATTAAGGGATTTATTCCTGTAAAAGGCGGAACACATATTATGATTATTAACAAGTTTAAATGGCTGAACGAACACCTTCCTAAAATTATATTAGGAACG